A part of Aegilops tauschii subsp. strangulata cultivar AL8/78 chromosome 2, Aet v6.0, whole genome shotgun sequence genomic DNA contains:
- the LOC109754304 gene encoding UDP-glycosyltransferase 73B5 isoform X2 has product MASTETTGSSKKLRVLLIPFFASSHIGPFTELAVSLATARPQAVEATIAVTPATVPFVRSLLQPHENGSGIPVKVATYPFPAVDGLPKGVENLGAAAQADAWRIDVAALSDTLMRPVQETLIRAQSPDALVTDVHFMWNAGVCDELGVPCVTFNVIGAFSTIAMRHLLGRVSNGEPEVVTTIPRFPAPEIRVPTVELPEYLRSQRKGGQSTFHRLYAVQGDCFGLAVNTSPALEEHYCGMYVGNGYAKRAYMLGPLSPRLPSSPEAGDSRYTDWLDSKPSRSVVYLCFGSLAHVSDAQLDELALGLEASGMAFLWVVRTDKWSPPERWHERVGGRGMVATAWAPQRAILGHRAVGAFVTHCGWNSVLETVAAGVPVLTWPIVFEQFITERLLTQVLGIGERLWPDGAGVRSTSLEGRGMRRGEESWNWPPRFTPRWRKEDPPTVICTA; this is encoded by the exons ATGGCTTCTACGGAAACCACTGGCAGCAGCAAGAAGCTGCGCGTGCTCCTCATCCCCTTCTTCGCCTCCAGCCACATCGGACCCTTCACCGAGCTCGCCGTTAGCCTTGCGACGGCCAGACCACAGGCCGTAGAGGCCACCATCGCGGTGACGCCGGCGACCGTGCCGTTCGTCCGGTCGTTGCTCCAGCCGCACGAGAACGGCAGTGGCATACCGGTGAAGGTGGCGACGTACCCGTTCCCGGCCGTGGACGGCCTCCCCAAGGGCGTCGAGAACCTCGGTGCGGCAGCGCAGGCCGACGCATGGCGCATCGACGTGGCTGCGCTGAGCGATACACTGATGCGGCCCGTCCAGGAAACGCTCATCAGGGCGCAGTCACCGGACGCGCTCGTCACCGACGTGCACTTCATGTGGAACGCCGGCGTCTGCGACGAGCTCGGCGTGCCATGCGTCACGTTCAACGTCATCGGTGCCTTCTCGACGATCGCGATGCGGCATCTATTGGGCCGCGTTTCCAACGGCGAGCCGGAGGTGGTGACCACCATCCCTCGGTTTCCGGCCCCCGAGATACGAGTGCCCACGGTGGAGCTGCCGGAATACTTGAGGAGCCAACGGAAGGGTGGCCAATCCACCTTCCACCGGCTCTATGCGGTGCAAGGTGACTGCTTCGGGCTGGCCGTCAACACGTCACCAGCTCTGGAGGAGCACTACTGCGGGATGTACGTGGGCAATGGCTACGCGAAGCGTGCGTACATGCTAGGCCCGCTGTCACCGCGACTGCCGTCGTCACCGGAAGCCGGCGACTCACGGTACACCGACTGGCTTGACTCGAAGCCGAGCCGGTCGGTGGTGTACCTGTGCTTCGGCAGCCTCGCCCACGTCTCCGACGCTCAGCTGGACGAGCTCGCTCTCGGGCTCGAGGCCTCAGGGATGGCGTTCCTGTGGGTGGTGAGGACGGACAAGTGGTCTCCCCCGGAGCGGTGGCACGAGCGTGTTGGAGGCAGGGGAATGGTGGCCACCGCCTGGGCTCCGCAAAGGGCTATCCTGGGGCACCGGGCGGTGGGGGCCTTCGTGACGCACTGCGGATGGAACTCCGTCCtggagacggtggcggcgggcgTGCCGGTGCTCACATGGCCCATAGTGTTCGAGCAGTTCATCACCGAGAGGCTGCTCACGCAGGTCCTAGGGATCGGGGAGCGGCTGTGGCCGGACGGCGCCGGCGTTCGGAGCACGAG CCTGGAGGGCCGGGGGATGCGGCGAGGAGAAGAGTCATGGAACTGGCCGCCAAGGTTCACGCCGCGGTGGCGGAAGGAGGATCCTCCGACCGTGATCTGCACCGCTTGA
- the LOC109754304 gene encoding UDP-glycosyltransferase 73B1 isoform X1 — translation MASTETTGSSKKLRVLLIPFFASSHIGPFTELAVSLATARPQAVEATIAVTPATVPFVRSLLQPHENGSGIPVKVATYPFPAVDGLPKGVENLGAAAQADAWRIDVAALSDTLMRPVQETLIRAQSPDALVTDVHFMWNAGVCDELGVPCVTFNVIGAFSTIAMRHLLGRVSNGEPEVVTTIPRFPAPEIRVPTVELPEYLRSQRKGGQSTFHRLYAVQGDCFGLAVNTSPALEEHYCGMYVGNGYAKRAYMLGPLSPRLPSSPEAGDSRYTDWLDSKPSRSVVYLCFGSLAHVSDAQLDELALGLEASGMAFLWVVRTDKWSPPERWHERVGGRGMVATAWAPQRAILGHRAVGAFVTHCGWNSVLETVAAGVPVLTWPIVFEQFITERLLTQVLGIGERLWPDGAGVRSTRYEENEVIPAQDVARALTTFMQPGGPGDAARRRVMELAAKVHAAVAEGGSSDRDLHRLIDDLMEAAGAGAGRTTI, via the coding sequence ATGGCTTCTACGGAAACCACTGGCAGCAGCAAGAAGCTGCGCGTGCTCCTCATCCCCTTCTTCGCCTCCAGCCACATCGGACCCTTCACCGAGCTCGCCGTTAGCCTTGCGACGGCCAGACCACAGGCCGTAGAGGCCACCATCGCGGTGACGCCGGCGACCGTGCCGTTCGTCCGGTCGTTGCTCCAGCCGCACGAGAACGGCAGTGGCATACCGGTGAAGGTGGCGACGTACCCGTTCCCGGCCGTGGACGGCCTCCCCAAGGGCGTCGAGAACCTCGGTGCGGCAGCGCAGGCCGACGCATGGCGCATCGACGTGGCTGCGCTGAGCGATACACTGATGCGGCCCGTCCAGGAAACGCTCATCAGGGCGCAGTCACCGGACGCGCTCGTCACCGACGTGCACTTCATGTGGAACGCCGGCGTCTGCGACGAGCTCGGCGTGCCATGCGTCACGTTCAACGTCATCGGTGCCTTCTCGACGATCGCGATGCGGCATCTATTGGGCCGCGTTTCCAACGGCGAGCCGGAGGTGGTGACCACCATCCCTCGGTTTCCGGCCCCCGAGATACGAGTGCCCACGGTGGAGCTGCCGGAATACTTGAGGAGCCAACGGAAGGGTGGCCAATCCACCTTCCACCGGCTCTATGCGGTGCAAGGTGACTGCTTCGGGCTGGCCGTCAACACGTCACCAGCTCTGGAGGAGCACTACTGCGGGATGTACGTGGGCAATGGCTACGCGAAGCGTGCGTACATGCTAGGCCCGCTGTCACCGCGACTGCCGTCGTCACCGGAAGCCGGCGACTCACGGTACACCGACTGGCTTGACTCGAAGCCGAGCCGGTCGGTGGTGTACCTGTGCTTCGGCAGCCTCGCCCACGTCTCCGACGCTCAGCTGGACGAGCTCGCTCTCGGGCTCGAGGCCTCAGGGATGGCGTTCCTGTGGGTGGTGAGGACGGACAAGTGGTCTCCCCCGGAGCGGTGGCACGAGCGTGTTGGAGGCAGGGGAATGGTGGCCACCGCCTGGGCTCCGCAAAGGGCTATCCTGGGGCACCGGGCGGTGGGGGCCTTCGTGACGCACTGCGGATGGAACTCCGTCCtggagacggtggcggcgggcgTGCCGGTGCTCACATGGCCCATAGTGTTCGAGCAGTTCATCACCGAGAGGCTGCTCACGCAGGTCCTAGGGATCGGGGAGCGGCTGTGGCCGGACGGCGCCGGCGTTCGGAGCACGAGGTATGAAGAAAACGAGGTAATCCCCGCCCAAGATGTGGCACGGGCATTGACGACCTTCATGCAGCCTGGAGGGCCGGGGGATGCGGCGAGGAGAAGAGTCATGGAACTGGCCGCCAAGGTTCACGCCGCGGTGGCGGAAGGAGGATCCTCCGACCGTGATCTGCACCGCTTGATAGATGACCTCATGGAAGCTGCCGGTGCCGGTGCCGGAAGGACGACGATATGA